GCACCTCCTGGAGCTGCTTCGGCGAGCCGAGGTTCACCTCCCGGCCGATCACCTGGTAAGCCTCCTGCGCGGCTCCCTGGACCTGCTGGCCGAACTCGCACTCGAGCTCGCGGAGCATCTCGACGTCGACCGCGACGCCGCGCGCCTCCATCCCCTCGAGCACGTCGGCGAGCGGCAGCTCGAGGGTCGTCAGCAGGTCGTACGACCCGCGGTCCTTGAGGTCGCTCTCGAGCGCCGCGGCGAGAACCGGCAGCACGGCGGCACGCTCGGCAAGATCGGCGCCGGCTCCCGGCTCCCCCTCGAGGTCGAGCTCGAGCGCGCCCTGCCCCCCGGCAGGGCCCGACGCCCCGATCTCGCGGTGCAGGTTACGCACCGCGAGGTCCTCGAGGTCGTAGCTGCGCTGGTCGGGGTGGCACAGGTATGCGGCGAGCTCCGTGTCGAGCACGACGCCGCGCAGCGTGTAGCCGCGCCCGCGCAGCGCATGGGCGCGTGCCTTCCCGCCGTGCGCGACGACGGGGGCGTCCTCGGCGGCGAGCCACTGCCCCAGGGCCGTGTCGTCGGCGGGGTCGAGCTGAGCGAGGTCGAGGACGACGGCGTGCCCCTCGAGGTCGCCGAGGGCGACCATGTCGGCATCACCGGCGCCGGGCACGAACGAGCCGCGGACCTCGAGGCCGATCGGCTGGCCACGGCGCGCCGCGAGCCAGTCACCGAGCGTCCCGGGCGCGAGCACGTCGATCTCCACGACGGCCGCGTCGGCGGGTGCGTCCTCGCGGTCCTCCGCGGGCATCATCGCGAGCAGGCGGTCGCGCAGCGTCCGGAACTGGAGCGTGTCGAACACCTGGTGGAGCGCCTCACGGTCCCACGGCTGGACGGCGAGGTCCTCGGGCGAGTGCGGCAGGTCGAGGTCGGTCAGGAGGTGGTTGATCTCACGGTTGAGCCGGACCTGGTCCAGGTGGTCGCGAAGGTTCTGGCCGACGACCCCACCGATCTCGTCGGCGTGAGCGAGGACGCCGTCGAGGTCGCCGTACTGGGCCAGCCACTTGGCGGCCGTCTTCGGACCGACCTTCGGCACGCCGGGGATGTTGTCGGCGGACTCGCCGACGAGCGCCGCGAGGTCCGGGTACCGCTCCGGGGTGACGCCGTACTTCGCCTCGACGGCCTCCGGGGTCATCCGGGCGAGCTCGGAGACGCCCTTGACCGGGTAGAGGACCGTGACGTCAGGGGTCACGAACTGGAGCGAGTCCCGGTCACCCGAGCAGACGAGCACCTGCCAACCCTTCGCCCCGGCCTGCTTGGACCAGGTCGCGAGGATGTCGTCCGCCTCGATCATGTCGCGCTCGTAGTGGGTGATCCGCATCGCGTCGAGCACCTCACGGATGAGCGGGACCTGCCCCTTGAAGGGCTCGGGCGTCGACTCGCGCCCACCCTTGTAGTCCGGGAAGCGCTCGGTGCGGAACGTCGTCGAACCGGCGTCGAACGCGACCGCGACATGCGTCGGCTGCTCGTTCTTGATGAGGTTCGCGAGCATGGACACGAAGCCGTGCACGGCGTTCGTGTGCTGCCCGGTCGACGTCGAGAACTTGTCGACCGGGAGGGCGAAGTACGCCCGGAAGGCCATCGAGTGGCCGTCGATCAGGAGAAGGCGGGGTCGCGCGTCGTCACTCACACCTGACAACCTATCTTCCATGACCGACACGACGCCGCTCGACGCCACGTCCTCCCCCGCTGACCTCGCCAGGTTCCTCGAGATGATCAGGGAGAGGGAGGCTGGCACGCTCATCGAGCGCATGCAGATCGAGGTCATGGAGCTGAGCGCCGAGCGCGTCGTCGCAACCATGCCCGTCGAGGGGAACACGCAGCCGGCCGGGCTGCTGCACGGCGGCGCGACGGCTGCGCTCGCCGAGACGGTCGGCTCGTACGGCGCGCTCGCGCACGCGGGCATGGGGCGGGCTGCGGTCGGCCTCGAGCTGAGCGTGTCGCACCACCGCAGCGCCCGCTCCGGGACGGTGACGGCGGTCGCGACCGCGCTGCACCTCGGCCGGACGCTCGCCTCCTACGAGATCGTCGTGTCGGACGACGACAACAAGCGCCTGTGCACCGCGCGCCTGACGTGCATGATCATGGACGGTCGCTAGAGCAGAGCCTGGTGAGCAGGCCCTCGGCTCAGCCGGCGTGCGAGATGCGGCCGGTGCCCGCGACACGTGCGCCGCGGGAGGCGCGGGCGGGCGCCGGCTCCTCACCGAGGCGGGCACGGAGCTCACGCAGGTCGACCGGGCCGGACTGCGTCTCGATGCGGGCCTTGCGACGGCGCGCGATGAGGTCCTCGAGCGCGCGCGGCGGGCGGCGCAGCGAACCCTCGGGGCCGAGCTTGCGCAGCAGCGCCGAGGTCTGGACGACGCGGTGCGCCGCGGCGGGCGCGAAGCCCATGCGGGCGAGGAAGCGCTGGACCCCGCGTGAGCCCGGGATCGGCACGGAGTAGACCTCTTCGGCACCCGCACCGACCGCGATCTCCGCAGCCGCGCTGAGGAGAGCGTGACCGACCCCCCGGCGGCGGAAGGTGCCGTCGACGTAGACGGCCTCGATGTAGAGCACGGGGGCGTCGTTGTAGACGTTCGCCTCGATCACGCGAGCCAGCAGGAAGCCGACCGGGTTCGAGTCGTGCGTCGCGAGGAGGACGCGACCACCGGGGACCGACAGGAGGACGCCGAGGTGCTTGCGAAGCTTCTCGACGTCGGCGCTGCAGATCTGCGACGGCGTGGCGGTCTCCTCGCGCGCCGCCGAGCACAGCTGCGCGACCTCGAGGAGATCTGCTGCACCAGCGTGGCGGACGTCGATCACGGCTCGCACCACGGACACCTCCTTCAGCAGCCCCTGCACGTAAGGATGTGCTCCCCTCACCTCAGGCGCGGAGAGCGAGACCAAGGTACCCAGATAACGGGAAGGTCACAACTCCCCCTCCGGGGACCTCAGTCCTTGCCACCCACCTGGTCGATGACGGCGTCCGCGACCTCGCGCATGGTCAGGCGACGGTCCATCGACGTCTTCTGGATCCAGCGGAACGACTCGGGCTCCGAGAGGCCCATCTTGCTCATGAGCAGGCCCTTGGCGCGGTCGACGCGCTTGCGCGTCTCGAAGCGCTCCGTCAGGTCGGCGACCTCCGCGGACAGCGCGGTGATCTGCGCGTACCGCGAGATGGCGATCTCGACGGCAGGCAGCAGGTCCGCCGGGCTGAACGGCTTGACGACGTAGGCCATCGCGCCGGCGTCCCGGGCACGCTCGACGAGCTCGGTCTGCGAGAAGGCCGTCAGCAGCACGACGGGCGCGACGTGCGCCTTGCCGATGCGCTCAGCCGCGGAGATGCCGTCCAGCTCGGGCATCTTCACGTCCATGACGACGACGTCCGGCTTGTGCTCGATGGCGAGCGCGACCGCGGTCTCACCGTCGCCGGCCTCGCCCACGACCTCGTAGCCGGCCTCACGGAGGGTCTCGACGACATCCATGCGGATGAGCGCCTCGTCCTCGGCGACCACGGCGCGGCGCACCTTGGACGGCGTGGCGGCGGGGGCCTCCTGCTCGGGGGCCGTCAGTGGCGGCAGGTCGAGCTGGAGGGGTTCACGGGTGGTCTCGTCGTTGTCGGTCACAGGGTCATCCTAGTTGCTCGTGCTGGTAGGACCACGCATCCCGGTGCGTGGTGGCGTCGACGTGCGCGGAGGCACAGGCGGGCCGCCGCGCTGCGGTGATGCGGAGTTCGACGTGTGCGTGTGGTTCCATAGTGGGCGCGGCCCCGGTAGCCCAACCGGCAGAGGCGTTCGGCTCAAACCCGATCCAGTGTGGGTTCGAATCCCACCCGGGGCACCGCAGCACGAGAGATGCCCCCCGACCGAGCGGTCGGGGGGCATCTCTCGTCATCCGATCAGGCGATGCGGCCGTTGGCCTCGTCGCCGATCTTGTGGACCGTGATGGAGTTCGTCGAGCCGACGACGCCGACCGGCGCGCCCGCGACGACGACGACGTAGTCGCCGTTCTCCCCGAGACCCTTGCTTCGCAGGGTCTGGTCGACCAGGTTCACCATGCCGTCGGTGTCCTTGACGGAGTCGACGAGCTCGGCCTGGACGCCCCAGCTGAGCGCGAGCACATTGCGGACCGAGGGGTCCGGCGTGAAGGCGACCAGCGGGATGGGCGAGCGCAGGCGCGACATGCGACGGGCCGAGTCACCCGACTGCGTGAACGTCGCGAGGTACTTGACCCCGAGCGTCTCGCCGATCTCGGCTGCGGCGCGGGTGATCGCACCGCCGCGCGTGCCCGGCGTCGAGCCGAGCGGCGCGATGCGCTCGCGACCGAGCTCCTCGGTGCTCTCGATGATGCGCGCCATCGTGCGGACGGCCTCGATCGGGTAGTCACCGACGGACGTCTCGCCCGAGAGCATGACCGCGTCGGCACCGTCGAGGACGGCGTTGGCGCAGTCAGAGGCCTCGGCGCGCGTCGGGCGCGGCGCGGAGATCATCGACTCGAGGACCTGCGTCGCGACGATGACGGGCTTCGCGTTGCGGCGGGCGAGCTCGACGGCGCGCTTCTGGACGAGCGGGACCTGCTCGAGCGGGAGCTCGACGCCCAGGTCACCACGGGCGACCATGATGCCGTCGAACGCGTCGACGATCTCGGCGAGGTTCTCGACGGCCTGCGGCTTCTCGACCTTGGCGATGACGGGGAGGATGCGACCCTCCTCCTCCATGATCCGGCGGACGTCGTCGTAGTCGGCGGCCGAACGGACGAAGGAGAGCGCGATGATGTCGGCACCGAGGCGGATGGCCCAGCGCAGGTCGGTCTCGTCCTTGTCGGACATCGCGGGGACCGAGACGGCCACGCCCGGGAGGTTCAGACCCTTGTTGTTGGAGACGGGGCCAGCGACCTCGACGCGGGTGACGACGCGGGGGCCGTCGACCTCGACGATGCGGACGAGCACGCGGCCGTCGTCGATGAGGATGGGGTCGCCCACGCGAGCGTCGTTCGGCAGACCCTTGTGGGTCGTGCCGCACAGCTCCTTGGTGCCCACGACGTCCTCGGTCGTGATGGTGAAGATGTCACCCTCGTCGAGCCAGTACTTCTCGTCCTTCTCGAACTTGCCGAGGCGGATCTTGGGGCCCTGGAGGTCGACCAGGATCGCGACGGGCCGGTCAGCCGTGGCGGCGGCGGCACGCACGTTGTGGAAGACGAGCTCGTGCTCTTCGGGAGCTCCGTGGCTCCGGTTGATGCGGGCGACGTCCATGCCGGCGTCGACCAGATTCTGAATCTGCTCGGCCGAGGCGGTCGCGGGTCCGATGGTGCAAACGATTTTTGCTCTGCGCATGGCTCCAGCCTAGTTCACTAGCGAAGTACGAATGGTAGGACGATGGTCAGGCCGCGGCGTCGCCGCGCACCCTTACGGCCGAAGCGCGACCGCGCTCGCCGGGATCGGGGCAGGGAGCTCGGTCGCCCCCTGCAGGAAGGCGTCGACCGAGGCAGCCGCCGCGCGACCCTCGGCGATCGCCCAGACGATGAGCGACTGCCCACGACCCGCGTCTCCCGCGACGAACACGCCGGGGACCGACGTCGCGTACGAGTCGTCGCGCGCGACTGCGCCGCGGCCCGTGAGGTCCGCTCCCGTCTGCTCGGTGAGCGCTGCGGTCTCGGGACCCGTGAAGCCCATCGAGATGAGGACGAGGTCCGCCGGGATGATCCGCTCGGTGCCGGGCGTCGGCACGCGCCGCCCGTCCGGGAGGTACTCGGTCGTCGCGAGCACGAGGTGCGTCACGTGCCCGTTCTCGTCGCCGCGGAACTCGACGGTCGACGCGAGGAACGTGCGCTCGCCGCCCTCCTCGTGCGAGCTCGACACCTCGAACAGCGTCGGGGTCGTGGGCCACGGCTGGTTCTCCGGACGCTCGGTCGGCGGCTTCTTGCCGATCGCGAGGGTCGTGACCGAGGCCGCGCGCTGGCGCAGCGCGGTGCCGAGGCAGTCGGAGCCCGTGTCGCCGCCGCCGATGATGACGACGTGCTTGTCCTTCGCGCTGATCGGGTCCTCGACGGCGCCCCCCGCCGCGAGACGGTTGCCCTGGACGAGGTACTCCATGGCGAAGTGGACACCCTCGAGGTCGCGCCCGGGGATGGGAAGGTCCCGCGGCTCGGTCGCGCCGGTCGCGACGACGACCGCGTCGTACCGGGTGCGCAGCTCGGCCCACGTGATGTCGACGCCGACCTCGACACCCGTGCGGAAGCGGGTGCCCTCGGCACGCATCTGCTCGATGCGGCGGTCGATGTGCCGCTTCTCGAGCTTGAAGTCGGGCACGCCGTAGCGCAGCAGGCCGCCGATCGCGTCGTCACGCTCGAGAACGACGACCGTGTGACCGGCGCGCGTGAGCTGCTGGGCTGCGGCGAGACCGGCGGGCCCCGAGCCGACGACCGCGACCGTGTGACCGGTGAGGCGCTGCGGCACGACGGGCTCGACGAGACCGCGTGCGAACGCCTCGTCGATGATCGAGACCTCGACGCTCTTGATCGTCACGGGCGGCTGGTTGATGCCCAGGACGCACGCCGACTCGCACGGAGCCGGGCAGATGCGCCCCGTGAACTCCGGGAAGTTGTTCGTGGCGTGCAGACGCTCGGACGCCTCGCGGTACTGGCCGCGACGCACGAGGTCGTTCCACTCCGGGATGAGGTTGCCGAGCGGGCAGCCCTGGTGGCAGAACGGGATGCCGCAGTCCATGCAGCGGCCCGCCTGACGCTTGAGCATCTGCTGGTCCTCCGGGTTCATCGCCCGGTACTCGTGCACCTCGCGCCAGTCCATGAGGCGGACGGGAACAGCTCGGTCGGCCGGGAGCTCACGCTCCCGGACCTTCAGGAATCCGCGTGGGTCAGCCACGGGCCACCTCCAGGATGTGGTCCCAGACGCCCGGGGCGCCCGGGTCGAGCCCGACGGACTCGGCCTGTGCCAGGGCGCTGCGCACCCGGGCGAACTCGGTCGGAAGGATGCGCGTGAAGCGCGTGCGTGCGGCCGGGAAGTCCGCGAGGAGCTCGGCGGCGACCGGCGAGCCGGTCTCGTCGAGGTGCTTGCGCAGGAGCTTCTCCACGAGTGCGGCGTCCTCGTCGTCGAGCGACGAGAGCTGCAGCTCGTCAGAGGCGAGCGCGGCCCGGTTGACAGCGCCGCGGCGCAGGTCCAGCACGTACGCCGTCCCACCGGACATACCGGCACCGACGTTGCGTCCCGTGGGTCCGAGCACCAGCACCGTACCGCCGGTCATGTACTCGCACGCGTGGTCTCCCACGCCCTCGGCCACGAGCGTCGCTCCCGAGTTGCGGACGCCGAAGCGCTCGCCCACGAGCCCGCGCAGGAAGATCTCGCCCGATGTCGCGCCGTACCCGATCACGTTGCCCGCGATCACGTTCGCGCTGCCGCCGAGCACCGCGGTGCGGTCCGGGCGCACGACGATGCGCCCGCCCGAAAGTCCCTTGCCGACGTAGTCGTTCGCGTCGCCGAAGAGACGCAGCGTCACGCCGCGCGGGACGAACGCGCCGAGCGACTGCCCGGCCGAGCCCGTGAGAGTGACGTCGATCGTGTCGTCGGGCAGGCCAGCGCCCTTGTAGCGCTTCGTCACCTCGTGCCCGAGCATCGTGCCGATCGTGCGGTTGACGTTGCGCACCGACACCTCGATCTTGACCGGGATCGCGTCCTCGAGGGCGCCGCGCGCCTTCTCGATGAGGACGTTGTCGAGCGCACGGTCGAGAGCGTGGTCCTGCGTCGTCGTGCAGCGCAGCGACGAGCCCTCGACAGGCTTCGGCACCTCGAGCACGGGGCCGAGGTCGAGACCCGCGGCCTTCCAGTGCTTGACGGCCCTGCGCGCGTCGAGCGCCTGGACCTGGCCCACGGCCTCGTCGATCGACCGGAAGCCGAGCGCAGCGAGGTGCTCGCGCACCTCCTGCGCGATGAACTCGAAGAAGTTGATGACGAACTCAGGCTTGCCGGTGAACCGTGCGCGGAGCTCCGGGTTCTGCGTCGCGACGCCCACCGGGCAGGTGTCGAGGTGGCAGACGCGCATCATGACGCAGCCCGACACGACCATCGGCGCGGTCGCGAAGCCGAACTCCTCGGCTCCCAGGAGCGCCGCCACGACGACGTCGCGCCCGGTCTTGAGCTGTCCGTCGACCTGGACGACGATCCGGTCGCGCAGGTTGTTCAGGACGAGCGTCTGCTGCGTCTCCGCGAGACCGATCTCCCACGGCGTCCCCGCGTGCTTGAGCGACGTCAGCGGGCTCGCGCCCGTGCCGCCGTCGTGACCCGAGATGAGGACGACGTCGGCGTGCGCCTTCGAGACGCCCGTCGCGACCGTGCCGACGCCGAACTCCGACACGAGCTTGACGTGGATGCGAGCCTGCGGGTTCGCGTTCTTCGCGTCGTGGATCAGCTGCGCGAGGTCCTCGATCGAGTAGATGTCGTGGTGCGGCGGCGGCGAGATGAGGCCGACGCCGGGCGTCGAGTGACGCGTCTTGGCGACCCACGGGTACACCTTGTGCCCGGGCAGCTGACCGCCCTCGCCGGGCTTGGCGCCCTGGGCGAGCTTGATCTGGATGTCGTCGGCGAACGTCAGGTACTCCGACGTGACGCCGAAGCGGCCCGACGCGATCTGCTTGACCTTGCTGCGACGCTTCGGGTCGTGCAGGCGCTCCGGGTCCTCGCCGCCCTCGCCCGTGTTGGAGCGACCGCCGAGCGCGTTCATCGCGATCGCGAGCGTCTCGTGCGTCTCCTGCGAGATCGAGCCGTAGGACATGGCGCCCGTGTTGAACCGCTTGACGATCTCGCTGACCGGCTCGACCTCCTCGAGCGGGACGGGCTCGCGGTCTGGCGAGAACGTCAGCAGGCCGCGCAGCGTCATGAGGCGCTCCGCCTGGTCGTCGACGCGGCGCGTGTACTCGCGGAAGACGTCGAACTGGCGGGTGCGCGTCGAGTGCTGCAGGCGGAAGACGGTCTCCGGGTCGAAGAGGTGCTCCTCGCCGTCGCGGCGCCACTGGTACTCGCCACCGGTCGCGAGGTTCTCGTGCGGGAGCGGGTTGCCCGACGCCGGGTAGGCGTCCTGGTGCCGCTGCGCGACCTCGGCCGCGATCGTGTCGATGCCGATCCCGCCGAGGCGCGTCGTGGTCCCGGTGAAGTACCTGTCGACGAGCTCGTGCGCGAGGCCGACCGCCTCGAACGTCTGCGCGCCGCGGTACGACGAGATGGTCGAGATGCCCATCTTGCTCATGACCTTGAGCACGCCCTTGCCGAGCGCCTTGATGACGTTCGCGACGGCCTCCTGCGGAGTGACGTTGATGAAGCCGTCCTCCGCGAGCCGCTCGACGGTCTCCATCGCGAGGTACGGGTTGACCGCTGCCGCGCCGAAGCCGATCAGCAGCGCGACGTGGTGCACCTCGCGCACGTCGCCAGCCTCGACGACGAGCGACACCTGGGTACGCGTACGACGGCGCAGCAGGTGGTGGTGGACGGCGGACGTCAGCAGGAGCGACGGGATCGCCGCCATGTGCGCGTTGCCGTCGCGATCCGACAGCACGATGAAGTTGGCGCCCTCGCTGATCGCGTCGTCGATCTGGTCGAAGATCTCCTCGAGGCGCTCCTCGAGCGCGGGACCGCCGCCGTCGACGCGGTAGAGGCCGCGCACGCGCTCCGCCTTGAAGACGCCGGCGAGCTTCGGGTCGCGGTCGATGCGGACGATCTTGGCGAGCTGGTCGTTGTCGATCACGGGGAACGGCAGGATCAGCTTGCGCGCGTGCTCCGGGATCTCCGCGAGCAGGTTCGGCTCGGGGCCGATCGCACCGGCGATCGACGTGACGAGCTCCTCGCGGATGGCGTCGAGCGGCGGGTTCGTCACCTGCGCGAACATCTGCGTGAAGTAGTCGAACAGCAGGCGCGGCCGCTTCGACAGCACAGCCACCGGGGTGTCCGAGCCCATCGCGCCGAGAGGCTCGGCACCGCTCTCGCCCATGGGGGCGAGGATGACCTTGACCTCCTCCTGCGTGAAGCCGAACGCCCGCTGGCGCCGCAGCACGGAGGCAGGGCTGTGGGCGACGTGCTCGCGGTCGGGGAGCTGGTCGAGGTAGACCTCGTTGTCCTTGACCCACTCGGCGTACGGACGGGCCGCAGCGAGCTGCGCCTTGATCTCCTCGTCCTCGATGATCCGGCCCGCGCCGGTGTCGACGAGGAACATCTTGCCCGGCTCGAGACGGCCCTTGCGGACGATCGTCGACGGGTCGATGTCGAGAACACCTGCCTCGGAGGCGAGCACGACGAGACCGTCCTCCGTGACCCAGAAACGACCCGGGCGCAGCCCGTTGCGGTCGAGGACCGCACCGATGAGCGTGCCGTCGGTGAAGTTCAGGTTCGCGGGGCCGTCCCACGCCTCGATGAGGTTCGCGTGGTAGTCGTAGAAGGCCCGGCGGTCCGGGTCCATCTCGTCGTTGTTCTCCCACGCCTCGGGGATCATCATCATGACGGCGTGCGGTAGCGAGCGACCGCCGAGGTGCAGCAGCTCGAGCACCTCGTCGAAGCTGGCCGAGTCGCTCGACCCGGGCGAGCACACCGGCATGAGCGGCCCGAGGTCGCCGAGCAGGTCACTCTCGAGCGTGCCCTGTCGCGCCGCCATCCAGTTCCGGTTGCCGCGGACGGTGTTGATCTCACCGTTGTGGGCGACGAGACGGAACGGCTGGGCGAGCGGCCACGACGGGAACGTGTTCGTCGAGAAGCGCGAGTGGACGAGCGCGAGCTCGCTCGCGTAGCGAGGGTCGGACAGGTCCGGGAAGAAAGGCTCGAGCTGGGCCGTCGTGAGCATGCCCTTGTACGTGAGCGTGCGCGCTGACAGCGACGCGAAGAAGACGCCGAGCTCGTTCTCTGCGCGCTTGCGCAGGCGGTAGGTGAGGCGGTCGAGGTCGATGCCCGCGACGTCGCGGCCGGGCGCTGCGACGACGATCTGGCGGAACGTCGGCATCGAGGCGCGCGCCGTCGGGCCGACGAGGTCCGCGGTGACCGGCACGTCGCGCCACGCGAGGACGTCGAGACGCTCCTCGGCGGCGATCTTCTCGATCGCCGCAGCCGCGGCGTCGGCCTCGGCAGCGTCCTGCGGGAGGAATGCGATGCCGACGGCGTAGCGACCCGCAGCGGGCAGCTCGACGTGGATGACGTCACGCAGGAAGGCGTCGGGGATCTGCGTGAGGATCCCAGCACCGTCACCGCTGTTCTCCTCGGCACCGACCGCACCGCGGTGGTCGAGGTTGAGCAGCGCCGTCAGGCCCGCGTCGACGATGTCGCGTCCGGGCGTGCCGCGCAGGGTCGCCACGAAGGCGACACCGCACGCGTCGTGCTCCGCCCCTGGGTCGTAGAGCCCCTGGGCGGCGGGAGGTACGCCCCAGATGCCCTGCGGGCCTCGGGTAAGCGACCTGTTCATGTACACCGTCCTCACTGTTGACCAGGTCAGGAGGTGGGGGCGACCTGGTCGTGTCTCATTCGGGGGGGAAGAGTGGGACGCCCTCGGCCCTGAGCGGACCAATATTACTCGCCCTTGACGGTACGAGAGCACCGGCTCCACGCCTTGGCGCGGGTCGGTCGGGGGGCGTCGCTGACGAGACAGGTCACGGAAGACCTGTGTCGGCCCCCGCGTTGTCCTCGCGCTGCGCGCGGCGCGCGCTCGTGTCGTGCGCCTCGGCGGCGTCACGGCGTCCGGTCAGGGCGGAGGTCGGGATGACGTCCTCCGCCTCACCGGGGACGACGCCTCGTGCGGCGTCGGTGTCGTCGTCGGCGTCCTCGACGCCGGGCACGGCCAGGTCGGCCGTGAGATCGGTGGGGGCCGCGGGGCCCGAAGGTGCGTCCGTGCCGTCGTCGACCGCCGACGCCCCTGCCGCACCGTTGCGACGAGAGTCCTGGGGGTCGAGGTAGACGGTCTCCGGACGGCCCGGACGGGCTCGCCCGAGCAGGATGAACGCGGCGACAGCCACGACGAGGAGAAGGATCGACGTCCACACGTTGAGGCGCAGGCCCAGGACGAGCTGCGCGTCGTCGATGCGCAGAGACTCGATCCACACGCGTCCGAGCGTGTAGAGCGCGACGTAGCCCCAGAAGGCACGCCCGTGACCGAGCTTCCTGCGGCGGTCCACGACGACCAGCAGCGCTGCCGCGGCGAGGTTCCACAAGAACTCGTAGAGGAAGGTCGGGTGGAAGAGCGTGCCGACCGGGAAGTCACCGACGCGCGCGGCGACGGCCGGGTTGATCTCGAGCCCCCACGGGAGCGTCGTCGGCGAGCCGAAGAGCTCCTGGTTGAACCAGTTGCCCAGACGACCGATCGCCTGCGCGACCAGGAGCCCGGGGGCGACGGCGTCCGCGAAGGCGGAGAAGCTGACGCGCTCACGGCGTGCGCCGATCCACGCGCCGACCGCGCCGAGGGCGATGGCCCCCCAGATGCCGAGCCCGCCCTGCCAGATGTACAGGGCCGACACCGGGTCCCCCCCGGCGCCGAAGTACGCGTCCGGGGACGAGACCACGTGGTAGAGCCGACCGCCGACGATCCCGAAGGGGACGGCCCAGTACACGATCGTGAAGACCTCGTCGGGGTGGCCCCCGCGCTCTGCCCAACGGCGGTTGGTGATCGCCACCGCGACGAAGATGCCGATGATGATCGCCAGTGCGTACGCGCGCAGCGGGAACGGCCCGAGGTGCCACACCGACTGTGACGGGCTCGGGATCGATGCGACGACGGACGCCAGGGCGATGCTCACACGCGGCTCCCGGGCGGCGCGTCGACGCCTGCTCCTGCGGTCCGGGCGGTGCGGACGCCCTCGGCGAGGCCGCGCGCGACAGCACCCATCGCCTCGAGACGCTCGTCGAACGAGCCGTCACCGAGGAGCGGGCGCACGAATGCCGAGCCGACGATCACCCCGTCAGCGTACCGGGCGACCTGGGCCGCCTGGTCGGGGCGCGACACGCCGAGACCGACGCAGACACGTTCCGCGCCGGCGGCGCGGGTCCGGGCGACGAGCTCTTCCGCGTGCGCGCCGAGGGACGCGCGCTCGCCCGTGACCCCCATGGTCGACGCCGCGTACACGAAGCCGCGCGACGCAGCCGCCGTGAGGGCGAGACGCTCGTCGGTCGAGCTGGGAGCGACGAGGAAGACCTT
This genomic window from Flavimobilis soli contains:
- the pyk gene encoding pyruvate kinase, translating into MRRAKIVCTIGPATASAEQIQNLVDAGMDVARINRSHGAPEEHELVFHNVRAAAATADRPVAILVDLQGPKIRLGKFEKDEKYWLDEGDIFTITTEDVVGTKELCGTTHKGLPNDARVGDPILIDDGRVLVRIVEVDGPRVVTRVEVAGPVSNNKGLNLPGVAVSVPAMSDKDETDLRWAIRLGADIIALSFVRSAADYDDVRRIMEEEGRILPVIAKVEKPQAVENLAEIVDAFDGIMVARGDLGVELPLEQVPLVQKRAVELARRNAKPVIVATQVLESMISAPRPTRAEASDCANAVLDGADAVMLSGETSVGDYPIEAVRTMARIIESTEELGRERIAPLGSTPGTRGGAITRAAAEIGETLGVKYLATFTQSGDSARRMSRLRSPIPLVAFTPDPSVRNVLALSWGVQAELVDSVKDTDGMVNLVDQTLRSKGLGENGDYVVVVAGAPVGVVGSTNSITVHKIGDEANGRIA
- a CDS encoding glutamate synthase subunit beta; protein product: MADPRGFLKVRERELPADRAVPVRLMDWREVHEYRAMNPEDQQMLKRQAGRCMDCGIPFCHQGCPLGNLIPEWNDLVRRGQYREASERLHATNNFPEFTGRICPAPCESACVLGINQPPVTIKSVEVSIIDEAFARGLVEPVVPQRLTGHTVAVVGSGPAGLAAAQQLTRAGHTVVVLERDDAIGGLLRYGVPDFKLEKRHIDRRIEQMRAEGTRFRTGVEVGVDITWAELRTRYDAVVVATGATEPRDLPIPGRDLEGVHFAMEYLVQGNRLAAGGAVEDPISAKDKHVVIIGGGDTGSDCLGTALRQRAASVTTLAIGKKPPTERPENQPWPTTPTLFEVSSSHEEGGERTFLASTVEFRGDENGHVTHLVLATTEYLPDGRRVPTPGTERIIPADLVLISMGFTGPETAALTEQTGADLTGRGAVARDDSYATSVPGVFVAGDAGRGQSLIVWAIAEGRAAAASVDAFLQGATELPAPIPASAVALRP
- a CDS encoding PaaI family thioesterase, which encodes MTDTTPLDATSSPADLARFLEMIREREAGTLIERMQIEVMELSAERVVATMPVEGNTQPAGLLHGGATAALAETVGSYGALAHAGMGRAAVGLELSVSHHRSARSGTVTAVATALHLGRTLASYEIVVSDDDNKRLCTARLTCMIMDGR
- the polA gene encoding DNA polymerase I; translation: MEDRLSGVSDDARPRLLLIDGHSMAFRAYFALPVDKFSTSTGQHTNAVHGFVSMLANLIKNEQPTHVAVAFDAGSTTFRTERFPDYKGGRESTPEPFKGQVPLIREVLDAMRITHYERDMIEADDILATWSKQAGAKGWQVLVCSGDRDSLQFVTPDVTVLYPVKGVSELARMTPEAVEAKYGVTPERYPDLAALVGESADNIPGVPKVGPKTAAKWLAQYGDLDGVLAHADEIGGVVGQNLRDHLDQVRLNREINHLLTDLDLPHSPEDLAVQPWDREALHQVFDTLQFRTLRDRLLAMMPAEDREDAPADAAVVEIDVLAPGTLGDWLAARRGQPIGLEVRGSFVPGAGDADMVALGDLEGHAVVLDLAQLDPADDTALGQWLAAEDAPVVAHGGKARAHALRGRGYTLRGVVLDTELAAYLCHPDQRSYDLEDLAVRNLHREIGASGPAGGQGALELDLEGEPGAGADLAERAAVLPVLAAALESDLKDRGSYDLLTTLELPLADVLEGMEARGVAVDVEMLRELECEFGQQVQGAAQEAYQVIGREVNLGSPKQLQEVLFDQLDMPRTKKIKTGYTTDAASLADLFAKTQHPFLEHLLVHRDVTKLRQTVDTLLRYVASDGRIHTTFQQTVAATGRLSSADPNLQNIPIRTAAGRRIRQAFRVGEGYETLLTADYSQIEMRIMAHLSGDEGLIAAFRSGEDLHSYVASRVFGVATDEVSAAQRSKIKAMSYGLAYGLSAFGLSKQLNVAVGEAQALMDDYFTRFGGVRTYLHEVVEEARATGFTETIRGRRRYLPDLTSDNRQRREIAERVALNSPIQGSAADIIKDAMLGVQRELDARGLRSRMLLQVHDELVLEVAPGELETVEELLRTQMAGAADLSVPLEVSVGRGQTWHDAGH
- a CDS encoding ANTAR domain-containing response regulator; translated protein: MTDNDETTREPLQLDLPPLTAPEQEAPAATPSKVRRAVVAEDEALIRMDVVETLREAGYEVVGEAGDGETAVALAIEHKPDVVVMDVKMPELDGISAAERIGKAHVAPVVLLTAFSQTELVERARDAGAMAYVVKPFSPADLLPAVEIAISRYAQITALSAEVADLTERFETRKRVDRAKGLLMSKMGLSEPESFRWIQKTSMDRRLTMREVADAVIDQVGGKD
- a CDS encoding GNAT family N-acetyltransferase, translating into MVRAVIDVRHAGAADLLEVAQLCSAAREETATPSQICSADVEKLRKHLGVLLSVPGGRVLLATHDSNPVGFLLARVIEANVYNDAPVLYIEAVYVDGTFRRRGVGHALLSAAAEIAVGAGAEEVYSVPIPGSRGVQRFLARMGFAPAAAHRVVQTSALLRKLGPEGSLRRPPRALEDLIARRRKARIETQSGPVDLRELRARLGEEPAPARASRGARVAGTGRISHAG